One Megalopta genalis isolate 19385.01 chromosome 11, iyMegGena1_principal, whole genome shotgun sequence genomic region harbors:
- the LOC117226355 gene encoding sodium-independent sulfate anion transporter codes for MTAFSFERLLKSRVPILKWLPLYKPKDALGDLVAGLTVGLTLIPQAIAYASLAGLTPQFGLYSAFAGSFVYIFFGTCREVNIGPTALISLLTYTYARGIPEYAVLLCFLSGCVTIVLGILRLGFLVEFVSVPVVSGFTSAASLIIACSQIKSLLGLKIHGESFVEIWTELINNIGRTNIPDLILSCCCILILLTLKKLKDVKVSNKMLKKSIWFLETGRNAIVVIVCAVISYVYEKRGGAPFVLTGEIDAGLPIAGPPPFSRSFGNQTETFVDMCRNLGTGIIIVPLISIIGNVAIAKAFSRGQTLDATQEMLTLGLCNVAGSFFQSMPVTGSFSRSAVNNASGARTPLGGMYTGILVILALSLLTPYFYYIPRATLSSVIISAVIFMIEVEIIGPIWRCSKRDLIPIFATFFACLFAGVELGILIGVTIDLAILIYFNARPTIYIEYRNTPAVSYILVRPSAGLLFPAVDYLRIYLIEHLANNQQNLLKTFKNSRIVVLDCKHIDKIDFTAAQGLNTVISDFKEKNHKLIMLRPSAEVLKSVQSLSEEIIRVAHTDAELVAILKEYSLSKRVLEFDAELIDVTNLVIDGRPRDEHASTKL; via the exons atgaCAGCGTTCAGCTTCGAAAGACTGCTGAAGAGCCGGGTGCCCATTCTGAAATGGCTACCGCTCTACAAGCCGAAAGATGCGCTGGGCGACCTAGTTGCTGGCCTGACGGTCGGTCTGACCTTAATACCGCAG GCGATCGCCTACGCCAGTCTGGCCGGCCTGACACCCCAGTTTGGATTGTACAGCGCGTTCGCCGGCAGCttcgtttatattttcttcGGCACCTGCCGAGAGGTCAATATTGGTCCGACCGCGTTGATCTCCCTGCTGACGTACACATACGCGAG AGGTATCCCGGAGTACGCGGTTCTGCTGTGCTTTCTGTCGGGATGCGTGACGATAGTCCTGGGTATACTGAGGCTGGGATTCCTGGTGGAATTCGTCTCGGTGCCGGTGGTCTCGGGGTTCACTTCGGCGGCGAGCCTGATCATAGCCTGCAGCCAGATAAAAAGCTTGCTGGGCCTGAAGATTCACGGGGAGAGCTTCGTGGAGATCTGGACGGAGCTGATCAACAACATCGGACGAACCAACATCCCTGACTTGATCTTGTCGTGCTGCTGCATTCTAATTCTGCTGACCCTGAAG AAACTGAAAGACGTCAAGGTCTCCAACAAGATGCTCAAAAAATCCATCTGGTTCCTGGAAACCGGCAGGAACGCCATCGTCGTAATCGTCTGCGCGGTGATCTCGTACGTTTACGAGAAAAGGGGTGGCGCGCCCTTCGTCCTGACAGGAGAGATCGACGCGGGATTGCCGATCGCCGGGCCGCCACCGTTCTCCAGGAGCTTCGGGAACCAAACCGAGACGTTCGTGGACATGTGCAGGAATTTGGGTACCGGGATCATCATCGTTCCTCTGATCTCGATCATTGGGAACGTCGCTATCGCCAAAGCGTTCT CACGAGGCCAGACTCTGGATGCGACGCAAGAAATGCTGACCCTCGGTCTGTGCAACGTGGCCGGTTCCTTTTTTCAGTCGATGCCGGTCACCGGTTCCTTCTCGAGGAGCGCCGTGAACAACGCTTCCGGTGCTCGGACACCTTTGGGTGGCATGTACACAGGTATTCTAGTCATCCTCGCTTTAAGCTTGCTAACACCGTATTTCTATTACATCCCGAGAGCGACGCTGAGCTCCGTGATAATCAGCGCGGTGATATTCATGATCGAGGTGGAGATCATAGGGCCGATCTGGAGATGCAGCA AGCGAGATCTGATCCCGATTTTCGCCACCTTCTTCGCGTGCTTGTTCGCTGGTGTCGAGCTGGGTATTTTAATAGGGGTGACGATTGATCTggctatattaatttatttcaacGCCAGGCCGACAATATATATCGAATACAGAAAT ACACCTGCGGTTAGCTACATCCTCGTGCGGCCCAGCGCGGGGTTGCTCTTCCCCGCGGTGGACTACCTGAGGATATACTTGATAGAGCACCTGGCTAACAATCAGCAGAATCTACTGAAAACCTTCAAGAACTCGAGAATCGTCGTGCTAGACTGCAAGCAtatcgataaaattgatttcacTGCGGCGCAA GGGTTGAACACGGTGATAAGCGACTTCAAGGAGAAAAATCATAAGCTGATCATGTTGCGGCCGTCCGCGGAGGTCTTGAAGAGCGTTCAATCGCTGTCCGAGGAGATCATCCGAGTGGCCCACACGGACGCGGAACTCGTGGCGATTTTGAAGGAGTATAGTTTGAGCAAAAGGGTCCTGGAGTTCGATGCGGAATTAATCGACGTGACTAATTTGGTAATCGACGGCAGGCCGAGGGACGAACACGCAAGCACGAAGCTCTAG